CGCCATATCACCCCGCATGCAGCGGGGTTCATCTCGTCCGCCGGGCCACCACCCCCCGCAAGTTGAGGTAGTTCCTCCGCGAGGGTATTTGTTTGTTCAAGCTTCGAACTTTTCGTTAATTAGTTTTGCTGTGGATCCTACATGTGATGATGGAGAGTAATGTCGTTAAATAGCGACTTGTATCGTGTTGCGGCTTCACCAGGGAGAGGGATTGGGGTTACTAAGGCTTACATCGAAATCCGAACTTGATCGGGTCATACGCGGGTCTCGGTTCGCTCTTGTGGTCTTCACGGGTCTAGCATGCCCGGCCTGTGAGATGTACAAGCCCGTACTCGAGAAGCTAGCGGAGCTCGTGGGCAAGGATATGCCCGTTGTAGAGTACGTCGTTGACTACGATCCTGAGCCCGCTCTAGAGCTTGGCATTATGGGGACTCCAACGACGGTGGTATATGTCGACGGTAAGCCGGTAGAGGGATTCGTTGGCGCCGTGGATCTTCCCGACCTTCTCGAGTTTCTCGCCAAGGTGGCGTCCAAGAGTGACAAACAGCTAGCAGAGAAGCTCGAGAAGCTTGCTGAGAAGGTCAAGCCCCTCTATGGCGGTCTCTACTGGTAGACCTGCCGAGGAACAGCTCCAGTTAAGGATATGGTTGTCGCGACTGTCTCGTTCTTGCTCTCCCCCACGTGACGCTTAAAGGGAGTTTGGGTTTCTCGCCGCGCAACTGGGGTTAGTCGCGTTG
The Pyrolobus fumarii 1A DNA segment above includes these coding regions:
- a CDS encoding thioredoxin family protein; the protein is MLRLHQGEGLGLLRLTSKSELDRVIRGSRFALVVFTGLACPACEMYKPVLEKLAELVGKDMPVVEYVVDYDPEPALELGIMGTPTTVVYVDGKPVEGFVGAVDLPDLLEFLAKVASKSDKQLAEKLEKLAEKVKPLYGGLYW